CGAAAGTTGCACTCAATGCTGCAAAGACGAACGATGACGTTCGGACGGGGCCGAAGTGTCTTAGGCGGCTTGCGAGTGTACTGGTAAGCCAGGGTATCGATGGCGACCTTGGGAAACTCGGGTTCAATTTTCTCCGCGATGTAGTTCACCAGCGATAGCATGGTTCCCGCATGCGAGCCCTCCGCATCATCCAGCGCCTTGCACTCGGCGCACTCGCAAGCCCCATACCAATCATTCTGCGACACGCTCAGAATCCCGGCATCGGGAGACTCGCGCAGCCACTCCTTGACCCGCGCCACCATGAAGTCCCGCAGCTTGGGGTTGGTCAGACAGAGTTGGGCATGATTGGTAGAACGTTGGCCTTTGATCAGGCTGAACCATTCCGGATGATCCGCAAAATGCTTCTCCGGCGGAACCAAGGGATAAAAGGTATGCACGAATCCCTTGTAGTTGATGCGTCCGCCCTTCTCCTCCGTCAGCTTGGACGACTGGCCGTTACAGCCATTGCGCCAGGACCAGTCGGCGTCGAAGGCGGGGTACCAAAAGGACTCCCGATACTCAAACGCAGGCTTTTCACGTCGGTTGGCCACACCAAGGCGCAAGGTCGACTGCTTGGGAATCCGCGTCGCCCACGGAGTCCACCAACGCACGCGGCACTCCTGCTGCAGAAAACGACTCACCGCATAGAGCGTTCCCCGCGGACGTCCCCCCGCGAGAAGCAGCTGATCCCCTTTGGCTTCGATGATCAGCTCCTCCGCTGCGAGGCTGTCCAAGTCCAGATGCGGAAAGGCCCGTCGAGCCGCCCTTCCGGCCCCCACCAAAATCGCGCGCTCCGGTGCCTCAGCCCTGGTTTCCACAGAGAACTCGGCACCGGCGATCTCGCTTAGCGTGGCAGCCAACTCCCGTGCCGCGGTGCGCTCGGGAGCCGTGGCTTCAGAATCCAATACCACCACCGACTTCGCTACGCCTTTCTCGGCGAGCAGGATTTCTGCCGCGAAGCTGTCCGTACAGAAAGCCAAGACCAAACCGACCCAACACAGTCCCAGGATGCGTCGCATGATGCCGATTGGACGATCCGCACGCAGAGTCTCATCAGGATTTTTGAGACTCTGTGTTCCCGCACGCAGCGCCTTCTAGCAG
The DNA window shown above is from Verrucomicrobiales bacterium and carries:
- a CDS encoding DUF4838 domain-containing protein, which gives rise to MRRILGLCWVGLVLAFCTDSFAAEILLAEKGVAKSVVVLDSEATAPERTAARELAATLSEIAGAEFSVETRAEAPERAILVGAGRAARRAFPHLDLDSLAAEELIIEAKGDQLLLAGGRPRGTLYAVSRFLQQECRVRWWTPWATRIPKQSTLRLGVANRREKPAFEYRESFWYPAFDADWSWRNGCNGQSSKLTEEKGGRINYKGFVHTFYPLVPPEKHFADHPEWFSLIKGQRSTNHAQLCLTNPKLRDFMVARVKEWLRESPDAGILSVSQNDWYGACECAECKALDDAEGSHAGTMLSLVNYIAEKIEPEFPKVAIDTLAYQYTRKPPKTLRPRPNVIVRLCSIECNFRESLEHPSNAAFADDIRGWSQICRRLYIWDYTTDFGHYVQPHPNWFILGDNLRFFQAHHVLGVFEQGAYQSHGSEMAEMRAWVLAQLLWNPKQDDRALIREFVEGYYGAAAPNILKYFELLHAASTDFKLTCFSRADASFFRFGPLAVAEGLWEAAERSVSPDQELTDRVRLARLPVRYAWISNWDRLRREAASAGAAWPLADSRDQVVDEWISVAKGSPGKPWSKISLLNEAGLTPEGWAKRLAPKPAKP